A part of Vulpes lagopus strain Blue_001 chromosome 4, ASM1834538v1, whole genome shotgun sequence genomic DNA contains:
- the UCHL1 gene encoding ubiquitin carboxyl-terminal hydrolase isozyme L1: MQLKPMEINPEMLNKVLARLGVAGQWRFADVLGLEDEALGSVPAPACALLLLFPLTAQHENFRKKQIEELKGQEVSPKVYFMKQTIGNSCGTIGLIHAVANNQDKLEFEDGSVLKQFLSETEKLSPEDRAKCFEKNEAIQAAHDAVAQEGQCRVDDKVNFHFILFNNVDGHLYELDGRMPFPVNHGTSSEDSLLQDAAKVCREFTEREQGEVRFSAVALCKAA; the protein is encoded by the exons ATGCAGCTCAAGCCGATGGAGATTAACCCCGAG ATGCTGAACAAA GTGCTGGCCCGGCTGGGGGTCGCCGGGCAGTGGCGCTTCGCGGACGTGCTGGGGCTGGAAGACGAGGCTCTGGGCTCGGTGCCGGCGCCCGCCTGcgcgctgctgctgctgtttcccCTCACGGCCCAG CATGAGAACTTCAGGAAAAAACAGATTGAAGAACTGAAGGGACAGGAAGTCAGTCCTAAGGTGTACTTCATGAAGCAGACCATTGGGAACTCCTGTGGTACCATCGGGCTTATCCATGCAGTGGCCAATAACCAAGACAAACTGGAGTTTG aggatggGTCAGTCCTGAAACAGTTTCTTTCTGAAACGGAGAAGCTGTCCCCTGAAGACCGagcaaaatgctttgaaaagaatGAG GCCATTCAGGCAGCCCATGATGCCGTGGCACAGGAAGGCCAATGTCGG GTAGATGACaaagtgaattttcattttattctgtttaacAACGTGGATGGCCATCTCTATGAACTTG ATGGACGAATGCCTTTTCCAGTAAACCATGGCACCAGTTCAGAGGACTCCTTGCTGCAG GATGCCGCCAAGGTCTGCAGAGAATTCACTGAGCGTGAGCAAGGGGAGGTCCGCTTTTCTGCTGTGGCACTCTGCAAGGCAGCCTAA